The Paeniglutamicibacter cryotolerans DNA segment GATTTCCGGCACGGGTTTCCGACATGCTTTCCGCGGCGTGTCGTCGACAGGTTCGGGATGTCGTCAAATGACCGTTTCTCGACATGCCACGTCCGGCCGCGGCGTGTCCCGGTTAGCACCCCATCACCGGGCATTTTCTCGGGCACCGTATATGGGAATGCGCCCCCCCCCTGCGGAAGCACGCAGCTTTGCAAATTTCCAAGTCACCTGCACAGGCTTCGGCGAACGACCGGCTTACGGGAACCCTTAAAGGCCTCGTTTAGCACTTCCCAGTAAGCTCTATGCATGCAGATCCGCGAAGCGACCCTGGATGACCTGAGACATGTGAACTCGATCTGTGATGCCAGCGATCGCGCACGCTGGACAGCAGAAATGATCGCGCCGATAAACGACCGGGTCGTATTGGTAGCGGCCATACAGGGTGAGATCGTCGGCGTAGCCAAGACGCACTTCCACGGCGAACCCGATGGCAAAGCCGCTGCAGGCCACTATCTAGGGGGCGTCTTCGTCACTCCGGATTTCCGACGGCGGGGAATCGGTTCTACTCTCACCCGGGCGCGGGTTGACTGGATCTGGTCTCAGTCTTCGAGCGCTTACTACTTCGCGAACGAACACAACACGGCATCCATCAGAATGCACGAGACTCTGGGTTCCCGGCCCGTCGGCCGATTCTCGGAGATTCACGGAGTGACAGCCGACGACGGGCGATCAGAATTGGTCCTCTTCGAAGCGTCCCGATAAACGTTCCTGCTACGGACGGGCTCTGGGTGACATCCATTAGCAAGCTGTAGTCCAGCGGCCACCTGGCTCAGCTCACCCTTAGCGTACGATTTTTTCCGTTTTCTGCGGCGACCCCCTCGTGCCCGAACATCCGCAACAGGTCATAGGCTCGCACCTGGTTGGTGACCAGCGAGCCGGCCACCCGCAGCATGTCCGGCCAAGCCGTGAGCACCTTTTTCACGTTCACTTTGTTGTTGCGGGTCAGGCCCTCCAGCGGTCCGTAGCTCTCTGCCGGCTCGGCGCCGGGCATTTGGGCCTTCCAGAAGCGTTGGTCTTCGAGGTCCCTGAAACGCGGGGAGAAGCGGTAGCCGAGCATCTTGAAAAGGCCGAAGACCATGTCGGAGTAGGAGGCGTTGTCGGTGGCAACCATCTCCGGCTTCACCCCGCCGTCCAAGTTCAACAGGGCGTCCAGGATGAACAGGGAGTCACGTGGGGTGCCGGGCACCACCATCTGTCCGATGCCGGCCACCTGGTCGTTGATCGCGTTCAGCCAGGTGATGCCCTTCTTCTTCGCGAAGTACTTCGGCGAGGGCGCGGCGTTGATGGTGCGCACGGGAACGACGAAGCGCAAGCCATCGACGGAGGCGAGCAGGCCCTGGCCCCAGAACTGCACGATGGGTACCCGGGCCTGGGCTTCGATCAATGCAGCGTTCGCCGCGGCGATGGTGGTGGTGCGCAGGTAGTACTGGTCAACGTGGACCAGCCGGGAGCGGGTGAGTGCCTCTTGGCCCGGGTTGATCACCGGGGTCATGCCGATGTTGCAGGCTTCCGAGACAAGCAGCGCGACGATCGAGGTGCTCAGGTCATTCATCCGGGTCTTGCCATCGCCCAGGTGCACGAAGGCGTCCAGGAATCCGGTCCAGGCGTTCACCTCGAAGAGCAGGTCCGGCAGGTCGATATTCGGGAGCATCTTCTCCACCCATCCGCGCAGCCACGCCAGCGACTTCGGCTCACCGAGCGCGTGAAGCTTCTCCACATTCAGTTTCGCCCGCCCGCTGGGCTGCACCTCGATGCTGATCTTCGCGTCATCACCGGCTGCTTCGAGGCGCTCGGCCATCTGCCTCCAGGTGGCATCCAGTACCTCGACCAGCTCCCGCAGGTGCTGCTCGGCATCCTCCTCCAGGCTCAGGCCGGCCAGGATGTCCTCGCGCACCGCCTCCCAACCCGTGCCCATGAGCAGGCGGGCACGTGGGTCCGACCAGCGGTGCGAGGGAGAGGCGAAGATATCCCGACGCTTCAGGGCGCGGAAGAGCTGTTCCAGGACACACACCACGTACGCGTCGCGGTCCACCATCCCCTCCGGCAGCTCGGCGTTCGCATATACCGCCTTGCGCCAGTGGGGCGGCACAAGCGTGTCGTCGATCTCCCGGGACAGCAGCGGCTTCTCGCCGACCTTCCGACGCGAAAGTGCGGGCAGTTTCTTCACCCCGGCCAAGATACGTACCCCTCCGGTCGCGGCCTCCAGCGCCGAGGTCTCACCCAACAGAGACAGGAACGGCTTGACGGTGTTGTAGCGTAGCGCCAACGCCCCGCGCAGTGCGCTCTGCGCCGAATCGCCGTCTTGGGGCACCAAGGTCACCACGGTGGCCGCCGCGCCCGACATCACCGACCGGGGTGCGACCTCTTCCAATGCCTGCCACAGTGCGGCCACATCCACATCACCACCGGCCTCCTCGATGGACTCCAGCTTCTCGATGAACACCTTCGCCGCCCGTGCCACGATCCGAGATGCCTTCTCCAGCTGCGGCAGGGTGGACAGTCGCTGCTTGTCCGTGGAGCGCTTCGCGGTGCTGATCAGCCTGGTCGCCATCAGGATCTCGAACAGGTCCAGGGCATCATCGATCGCATTGGCCTCCAGATGGCGCATCACCGCGGTGAGTATTGCCGTGCGCTTGGGTTCGGCGGTCCGCTCCAACTTCGGGGCCTTGGTGCCCAGCCCGTACCGGGCCAGCACGGAGAGCCGGTTCGGCGGTATCTGTTCCAGCTTCAGCCGGCCCAACCCGAAGGCGGCTATGTCCTCAACCCGCTGCAACGCACCCTTCATCGCGGTGCCGGTGGTCCGTGTTGGCGGTCGACGCATCCGCTCCAGTTCCGAGTACCGGGTGCCCTCCGGTGTCTTCAGCGTGGCAACCAAGTCCCCGGGCAGCGCCGGGTCCGCCCGCAGGGCGGCCTTGGCAATGGTGGCGTGCAGCCGCTTCTCGGCGATGGTGCGGACCTCGGAAACCTGCCGGGCCAGCACGTACACCCCGGGTAGCAGCACCCGGTGCCGACGCAGCCAACCCGCCGCGTGGTTGAACAACGCGACCGGTCCCTCGGCGTGCGTCCAGGCCCGCCCGTGCAGGAACGCCCTGAACATCCGGCCGTGAGCCGGGTCCTCGTACTGGTGGTAGCCGTACGCATCGCGGATCTCCCACGCGTGCTCATACGCCGTCTTCGGCCGCTCGGTGTACTCCTTGAGGCAGGAGGGATCCTCAATTTCCAGCTGCTCCGCCAGATGCTCAACGACCGGCCACGGCACGGCCGATGGATCCTCCAGGAACAGCCCGATGTACCGGACCGTGCACATCTGCAGGGCGAAGCCCAGGCGGTTGTGGTCACCGCGCCGCTTCGCGATCAGGCTCCGGTCCTCGTCGTCGAGGAAGAAGAAGCGCTCCAACTCGGGCCGCGTCGGTTCCTCGGCGAACCTTCCATAGGCCTCAGCCTGCTCATCAGTCAGAAATTCCACGGGCATGAGACTGACAATAGCCGTCCCACCAGTGATCGAGATCCTTCCGACGAAACCCCGCACAACCTGGATCTCCTGCGTTAATCGATCATGATCAAGTGCTTAGCGCCAACCGCTGTACCAGTAGTCCCCAAGGCCGGCCAAGCGCTTGGCGGTGTAGGTCTTGCCGACGCCGGGAGGGCCGGCCAGGATGATGTTCTTCTTGCGGGCCAGCACGGAGCAGAGGCGGTCGTAGTGGGCCTCGTCTACGTAGACCTGGTCCAGAAACGCTGTCCGGTCATACGGCGGCAGCTCCACGGGGGTGTCGATCAATGCCGGCTCGTCGGCCTCGTTGTCGTCGAAGAGCGCTTCGAGCTTCGCCACGTAG contains these protein-coding regions:
- a CDS encoding GNAT family N-acetyltransferase, whose product is MQIREATLDDLRHVNSICDASDRARWTAEMIAPINDRVVLVAAIQGEIVGVAKTHFHGEPDGKAAAGHYLGGVFVTPDFRRRGIGSTLTRARVDWIWSQSSSAYYFANEHNTASIRMHETLGSRPVGRFSEIHGVTADDGRSELVLFEASR
- a CDS encoding Tn3 family transposase, coding for MEFLTDEQAEAYGRFAEEPTRPELERFFFLDDEDRSLIAKRRGDHNRLGFALQMCTVRYIGLFLEDPSAVPWPVVEHLAEQLEIEDPSCLKEYTERPKTAYEHAWEIRDAYGYHQYEDPAHGRMFRAFLHGRAWTHAEGPVALFNHAAGWLRRHRVLLPGVYVLARQVSEVRTIAEKRLHATIAKAALRADPALPGDLVATLKTPEGTRYSELERMRRPPTRTTGTAMKGALQRVEDIAAFGLGRLKLEQIPPNRLSVLARYGLGTKAPKLERTAEPKRTAILTAVMRHLEANAIDDALDLFEILMATRLISTAKRSTDKQRLSTLPQLEKASRIVARAAKVFIEKLESIEEAGGDVDVAALWQALEEVAPRSVMSGAAATVVTLVPQDGDSAQSALRGALALRYNTVKPFLSLLGETSALEAATGGVRILAGVKKLPALSRRKVGEKPLLSREIDDTLVPPHWRKAVYANAELPEGMVDRDAYVVCVLEQLFRALKRRDIFASPSHRWSDPRARLLMGTGWEAVREDILAGLSLEEDAEQHLRELVEVLDATWRQMAERLEAAGDDAKISIEVQPSGRAKLNVEKLHALGEPKSLAWLRGWVEKMLPNIDLPDLLFEVNAWTGFLDAFVHLGDGKTRMNDLSTSIVALLVSEACNIGMTPVINPGQEALTRSRLVHVDQYYLRTTTIAAANAALIEAQARVPIVQFWGQGLLASVDGLRFVVPVRTINAAPSPKYFAKKKGITWLNAINDQVAGIGQMVVPGTPRDSLFILDALLNLDGGVKPEMVATDNASYSDMVFGLFKMLGYRFSPRFRDLEDQRFWKAQMPGAEPAESYGPLEGLTRNNKVNVKKVLTAWPDMLRVAGSLVTNQVRAYDLLRMFGHEGVAAENGKNRTLRVS